A window of the Gossypium hirsutum isolate 1008001.06 chromosome A05, Gossypium_hirsutum_v2.1, whole genome shotgun sequence genome harbors these coding sequences:
- the LOC107961266 gene encoding basic leucine zipper 4, with amino-acid sequence MFLSQEADQFQLPVNETGFTREELEELLSFLKSNEPVSPNSGSEGSTRAVYSPDERKKRRMKSNRESARRSRWRKRMHLENITDEVNRLSVENQQLKNRLSTVINQYHIVWRENEQLRSESEALWAKLLDLYWTLATMQSR; translated from the coding sequence ATGTTCTTGTCCCAAGAAGCGGATCAGTTTCAATTACCGGTTAACGAAACCGGCTTCACACGCGAAGAGCTCGAAGAGTTATTGTCTTTTCTCAAATCGAATGAACCGGTAAGTCCAAACTCCGGTTCAGAAGGTTCGACTCGGGCGGTTTATTCACCGGACGAGAGGAAGAAGAGACGCATGAAATCGAACCGGGAATCAGCGAGGCGGTCCCGTTGGCGAAAAAGGATGCACTTGGAGAACATCACGGACGAAGTGAACCGGTTGAGCGTAGAGAACCAGCAGCTTAAGAACCGACTGAGTACAGTCATTAATCAGTATCACATTGTATGGCGAGAAAATGAACAGTTGAGATCCGAATCCGAAGCTCTTTGGGCCAAACTCTTGGATCTTTACTGGACTTTAGCCACCATGCAATCACGATAG